From a single Methylosinus sp. H3A genomic region:
- a CDS encoding HAD-IA family hydrolase encodes MVGAPTLVFDLDGTLADTAGDLIATLGVLLERDGRAPLPLSAVRSLAGAGARAMIERGFATTGAPLAPERIEELFHEFLAHYRGRIAVETRLFPGAETALERFREAGFALAVCTNKSEELAILLLERLGVAERFAAICGRDTFAVHKPDARALTLTIEKAGGVAARAVMIGDSKTDIETAKNAGVPVVAVDFGYTETPVSAFGPDRVISHFDELWEAVASLGALETSACT; translated from the coding sequence ATGGTCGGCGCGCCGACACTGGTCTTCGATCTCGACGGCACGCTCGCCGACACGGCCGGCGACCTCATAGCGACGCTCGGCGTGCTGCTGGAGCGCGACGGCCGCGCGCCTCTGCCCCTATCGGCGGTGCGTTCGCTCGCCGGGGCGGGAGCGCGGGCGATGATCGAGCGCGGCTTCGCGACGACCGGCGCGCCGCTGGCGCCGGAGCGGATCGAGGAGCTGTTTCACGAATTCTTGGCCCATTATCGCGGGCGAATCGCCGTGGAGACGCGGCTTTTCCCCGGCGCGGAGACGGCGTTGGAGCGGTTCCGCGAGGCGGGCTTCGCCCTCGCCGTCTGCACCAATAAATCCGAGGAGCTCGCCATTTTGCTGCTCGAACGGCTCGGCGTCGCCGAGCGATTCGCCGCTATCTGCGGCCGCGACACTTTCGCCGTCCACAAGCCGGACGCGCGCGCGCTGACGCTGACGATCGAAAAGGCCGGCGGCGTCGCCGCTCGCGCGGTGATGATCGGCGATTCGAAGACCGACATCGAAACCGCCAAAAACGCCGGCGTTCCGGTGGTGGCGGTGGATTTCGGCTATACGGAGACACCGGTCTCGGCCTTCGGCCCGGATCGTGTGATCTCGCATTTCGACGAATTATGGGAGGCGGTCGCCTCGCTCGGGGCGCTCGAAACCTCGGCATGCACTTGA
- a CDS encoding YaiI/YqxD family protein, protein MTIKIYIDGDACPVKDETYKVAARYGLQTFVVSNSFMQIPRSPLIARIIVDAGADVADDWIAEQVVAGDVVVTSDIPLAGRVLAKEAHAIAPYGRAFTQDSIGLALAQRSLMEHIRSTGEITGGPPAFSSANRSQFLQALDQAIAREQRRRR, encoded by the coding sequence ATGACGATCAAGATCTACATCGACGGCGACGCCTGCCCCGTGAAAGACGAAACCTACAAAGTCGCCGCTCGCTATGGTTTGCAGACTTTCGTCGTCTCCAACAGCTTTATGCAAATCCCGCGATCGCCGCTGATCGCCCGGATCATCGTCGACGCCGGAGCCGATGTCGCCGACGATTGGATCGCAGAGCAGGTCGTCGCCGGAGATGTGGTCGTCACCAGCGATATTCCTTTGGCTGGACGCGTATTGGCGAAAGAGGCGCATGCGATCGCGCCTTATGGTCGCGCCTTCACGCAGGATTCGATCGGTCTGGCGCTCGCGCAGCGCTCGCTCATGGAGCATATTCGCTCGACCGGCGAAATCACCGGCGGCCCACCGGCATTTTCGTCCGCCAACCGATCGCAATTCCTTCAAGCCTTGGACCAGGCCATCGCCCGAGAGCAAAGACGGCGGCGATG
- a CDS encoding SPW repeat protein has translation MSDPSAIERGQGRPRGRPQGEGRPYDIACLILGAIVCVAPWAFGYHDDMTAAAVSWIAGSFIVVAAAIALTSYTRLFREVNVVLGVLTAFAPWLLRFEHNVPAAVALGLLGGLVAFVAAAELLFWPETGANT, from the coding sequence ATGAGCGATCCGAGCGCAATCGAGCGAGGGCAGGGCCGTCCCCGAGGCCGTCCCCAAGGGGAAGGCCGCCCGTATGACATCGCCTGCCTGATTCTGGGCGCGATCGTCTGCGTCGCGCCCTGGGCCTTCGGCTATCATGACGATATGACCGCCGCCGCGGTGAGCTGGATCGCCGGCAGCTTCATTGTCGTCGCCGCGGCGATCGCGCTCACCAGCTATACGCGGCTTTTTCGCGAGGTGAATGTCGTGCTCGGCGTGCTCACCGCCTTCGCGCCCTGGCTGCTGCGCTTCGAGCACAATGTCCCCGCCGCCGTGGCTCTGGGCCTGCTGGGCGGCCTCGTCGCCTTCGTCGCGGCCGCCGAGCTCTTGTTCTGGCCGGAGACCGGGGCGAATACCTAG